ACGTTTGATTTTTATTATGTCAACACCATCTAAAAGGTTAAAAATTGACTAAAAATTATAACAATAATAAAATGAATAACAGAGAACAATTAGCTTTACAAGCATGCATAGAACGCTAGGGGGGATTTATTATGAAATCAGCATTTTTTGCTCAAAATAGAGAACGATTAGCAAACACATTACCAGATGAATCTATTACTATTTTATTTGCTGGACAAGCACCTCATATGTCAGCGGATGCACAGTATAAATTTGTGCCGAATCGAAATTTTTACTATGTAACAGGAATCGATGAACCAAATGTTATTTTCATGTTGAAGAAGTTTGGAAATAGTGTAGAAGAAACACTTTTCATTGAAAAGTCAGATCCAGTAATGGAAAAATGGGTGGGTAAAACAGTTTCTAACGAGGAAGCAGAGAAATTTTCAGGTATAAAGAAAGTTGTATATTTAGATAGCTTTGAAAAGACAATGTCAAATATACTTTTCACAGAAAATGTGAAGCATCTATATTTAGATTTAGAGCGTCGTGAGTGGAATGGAGCGGAGACAAAAACGCTTGCGTTTGCTAAACATGTAAGAGAACAGTATCCACACGTTTTAATTGGTAATGTATATCCGAATATTTGTGAATTACGAGTGTTTAAAACAGAAGAAGAAATTGAAATCATTAAAGAAGCGATTGCTGTAACGAAAGAGGGTATTTACAACGTACTTAAGCATGCACAAGCTGACATGATGGAATATGAATTAGAAGCTCAGTTTGATTTCACACTGAAGTCATCTGGCATTAAGCATCATGCGTTCAATACAATTTTGGCAAGTGGGAAAAATGCTACAGTTCTTCATTATGAAGATAATGATGCACAAATTCAAAATGGTGATTTAGTACTGCTAGATTTAGGCGCTCAAAAAGATTACTATAATGCTGATATTAGTTATACATTCCCTGCAAATGGAACATTCTCTAGTCGCCAAAAACAAATGTATAATATTGTATTAAAAGCATTGAAAGAAACAACAGAACTCATTAAACCAGGAGTAAAGTTTGCTGCATTAAATGAGCATACGAAAAAGGTATTAGCAGAAGAGTGTAAAGCAATTGGTTTAATTCAAGAAGACGAACAGTTATCAAAATACTATTATCACGGTGTCAGCCATTTCCTTGGTTTAGATACGCATGATGTAGGAACATATAAAGATAGAGTGTTAGAAGAAGGTATGGTTATAACAATTGAACCTGGTCTTTATATTGCAGAAGAATCAATTGGCATTCGTATTGAAGATGATATTCTTGTAACGAAAGACGGACATGAAAACTTGTCAAAAGATATCATTAGAGAAGTTGAAGAGATTGAAGCGTTTATGAGAGAAAATAATGTAAATGTAAAAGAAGATGAAGTTGAAGTTGTTACGAAATAATGATCGGGAGAGACGCTTAAGTTTGAGCGTCTTTTTATTTTGTTCATTTTAAACCGCGATATTTTCTCGAAAATCATCTTCTATTTATAAAGTTCATTATATTCCAAATGTCAATGTATATGTTGATCATGCCCGGTTGAAGGTGGAGGAGTATGATCTGGGAATGTCACAAATACAGCGAAGATAATTACTACACTAATTGAAAGTAATAACAAAAAACGCCTTTGGATAAAAGCAGAAAAAGTTTCTGATACAAGTTGAATTATACATGACATAGTTATTGTTATCGTAAGTAAAAGGCTAATAAACAGTATACTATGAGCTTGTTGAGCGTTTAACATTTCTGTAATCATTGCTCCCATCATACTCGCCATTAATCCAGAGAACATTCCTTCTAAAGCAGTATATAGGTGAAAACGTAGACCGACTAAAAAACCGATACAACCACTAATTAATATAGCAAGCAAAGTAGAATAGAGTAATTCTCCTTTAAAAAGAATACCGAAATAAAAACCAATACTTAAACCGATACTCATACTAAAAGACATAATAAATACCATATACTCCATTAGGGTACCCTTACGTTTAGAAATATATGATGTAATAAGAATTGAGATACAACAAAGTGTTAAGGCTGTTAATGTGTAAGCGAACATTATGATACCTCCCTGTCCTATCATTCATTTCATCATATGTTCATATGGAGAGTTCTTATGCTTATTTATATCTGCAAATTATCTGCACAATTTCATAAAGGTAAGAAAGAAGGCTTCTGATTTTTTTGGGAAGGCTTTTTAATTATGAGCATGTGAATGTAAGAGTTAAATGAAGAGTTTCTATTGTGAAGCCATAAAGAATAAGCGTATAATATTATAGGTCTCCCATTTGCGAGACAAACCGCGAATGATAAATAAGATTGTTGTTTTATCATCGCCTCTAAACAGATATACAATGAAAGTAACACTGGAATACAGATAGGGAGTTATAAAATGAAATTAATTATTGCCGAGAAACCAGATCAAGGTTTGGCTCTTGTTTCACAGTTTAAATATCGCCGGAAAGATGGTTATTTAGAAGTAGAAGCAAATGAGTTATTTCCAAATGGAGCGTACTGTACATGGGCAATTGGTCATTTGACACAGTTATGTAATCCAGAACATTATCACGCCGAGTGGAAAAAATGGTCACTTAATACGTTACCGATGATTCCAGAGCGTTTTCAATTTGAAGTAACAAAGTCAAAGTATAAGCAATTTAACGTTGTGAAACAGCTGTTACATAATCCTCAGGTAACAGAAATTATTCACGCAGGCGATGCTGGGCGTGAAGGGGAATTAATCGTACGAAACATTATTAATCTTTGTAACGTGCAAAAGCCGATGAAGCGTCTTTGGATTTCATCTTTAACGAAACAAGCTATTTACCAAGGGTTTAAAAACTTGCTTGATGAATCAGATACAATCAATACGTACTATGAGGCATATACAAGGTCATGTGCGGACTGGGTCGTTGGTATGAATGCATCGCGTGTCTTTAGTATTTTGCTAAAGAAAAAAGGAATGAACGATGTATTTTCCGCTGGACGTGTACAAACACCGACACTCGCATTAATCGTAAAGCGTGAAAAAGAAATAGAAAACTTTAAGTCAGAGCCGTTTTGGGAAGTGTTCGCAACCTTTAATATAGAAGGAAAGAAGTATGAGGGGAAATGGGAGAAAGATAGTGAATCCCGCTTAAAAGACCCTGATATGGCAAATAAAATTGCGGCATTTTGCCAAGGGAAACCAGCTGAAGTAAAGGAAATGAAAACGGAGCGTAAAGAGTTTCAGCCACCGCTTTTATTTAACTTATCGTCACTGCAAGCCACGGCAAATAAAGCATTCAAATTTTCACCGAAAAAGACGCTTGATATAACGCAAGCACTATATCAAAAAGGGATTGTCTCTTATCCTCGTTCAGATTCTAACTATGTTACACAAGGAGAGGCAGCGACGTTCCCTGATATTTTACAGAAGTTAAGTCAGTTTGATGAATATAAAGGTTTATTACCGGCTCCGGTTGAATCAATTATGAATAATAAGCGTTATGTGAATGAAAAGAAAGTAACAGATCACTATGCCATTATTCCGACAGAGCAAGTTACAAACCCAAGCAGATTATCAGGTGATGAAAAGAAAATTTACGATATGATCGTAAGAAGACTTATTGCCGCTCACTATGAAGTTGCAATCTTTGATTATACGACGATTATAACGCTTGTAGATGAACGTGCTGAATTCGTTTCAAAAGGAAAACAGCAAATTCAAGAAGGTTGGCGTAAAGTTATTTTCCAAGATGATAAAGATGACGAAACAATTCTTCCAATTGTCGCAGAAGGTGAACAAGGGAAAGTTGTAAAGGTGATAGTGAAAGAAGGAAAAACACAGCCACCGAAGCGTTATACAGAAGGTCAACTTATTACGTTAATGAAAACGGCAGGTAAGTATTTAGAGAACGAAGAGCTTGAGAAAGTATTAAAGAAAACAGAAGGTTTAGGTACAGAGGCAACGCGCGCTGGGATTATTACGATGCTGAAAGACCGTAAATATATAGATGTGAAGAAGAACCAAGTGTATGCGACCGATAAAGGGAAAGTATTAATTACCGCAATCGGTGATAAAATACTAGCTTCACCAGAAATGACCGCGAAATGGGAGCAGCGCCTTGCGGAAATCGGTGAAGGCACAGCATCACCAGCTACATTTATGGAACAAACGAAAAAGTTATCAGCTAAAATTATTGAAGATGCAGTAGAAATGTCGGAGAAGTGGGATTTCACTGGATTACATGTTGAATCGATTGAGCGAAAAGGATCGAAATTTACAACTGGTAAAAAGATTGGTAGTTGTAAAAAATGTGATGGCGACGTGATTGATAAGTCAACGTTTTACGGTTGTTCTAACTACAACACGACACAATGTGATTTTACCATCTCAAAGAAAATATTAAGTAAAACAATTTCGCAAAAGAACATGACAAAGCTCTTAAAAGGTGAAAAGACCGATTTAATTAAAGGCTTTAAAAAAGGTGAGAAAACCTTTGATGCGAAGTTAGAGTGGAAAGATAATAAGATTAATTTTGTGTTTGAGAATTAAGTGGTTTTAACAAATAGAAGGTTAAGTTTGAAAAAGCATGACAAATTTATGTCATGCTTTTTTATTTTTTATAAGAGGAAAAAGTAATTAAGAGAAACTGTAAGTAGTTTATACTGATGTTTATGGAAGTATGCAATAAAAATATTATCTTAAGGAATAAAAATTTATTGTAAAACGATAAATTTTATATTAAAATCAAAATCATAATAAATAAGTGTGGTGCTTTTTATGGAAAAGGTAACAACTTTATTTTTTTAATTAGAGGAGGTATAAATATGGACATTAACAATTTGATTATTGAAAATATGGATAACCCTCATGAGTTGGAGAGAATGTATAGAAAAGACCCGAAAGCTTTTAAAAAGTCATTCTCACAAGCATGGGATGAAAAACCTGATTCTCAGGTACTAGCTGCTTGGTACGAAAGATTGCATTTCAAGGAGACGGCAAATAAAGAAAAAATATCGCTGTTTCAAAAGGGTTTCTTATTCATGGGTATGTTAGCTATTCTAGCTGGGCTAAGTACCAGAATCATTTTCCACTTTGTCGAGCAGGAAGCAATTGCTCCCATTAACCTAGCTTTTGGTGTAATTCCTTTTATTGTTGCTTATTTTATTTACAATAATACTCCGAAAAAAAGTATTATTTATTTCCTTGCGGCGTTGTTACTAATTTCCGGATTGTATCTTAATATGTTGCCATTAAATTATAAAGACAGCAGTATCCTTGCTTATTTACATTTTCCTATAATGTTATGGGTCTTAGTAGGGATTGCGTTTACAGGAAATGAATATTCAAAAGGTAGTACAAGATTAGCTTATATTAAATTTAATTTAGAATATTGTCTTCTCTACGCGAGTATGGCGGTGAGCGGAATGGTATTAGCAGTATTCACCATGAAGTTATTTAGCTTCGTTGACTTGGATATAGGAGAATTCTATTTTAGTAATGTTGTTTTATTTGGTGCTGCCGCCCTCGCTATTGTGGCTACATACTTAGTATCAATGAACCTTAAACTTGCTAAAAATATTACACCATATATAGCTAAAATTTTTAGTCCGCTTGTACTGATTACATTGTTGATCTATCTTATAACGGTTATATGGAGTGGGAAAAATCCATTCTTGGACCGCAATTTCCTAATGGCCTTCAATGGAATCCTTCTTGGTGTATTGGCTGTTACTATATTTTCTATCGTTGAGAGTGATTCAGATGAGAAAAAGAGCATTTCAGATTATATAAATTTTGCCTTAATTGTTCTGGCGCTTATTATTGACACTGTCGCTTTGTCAGCTATCGTATTCAGACTTTCTTCTTACGGGATTACACCTAATAGACTTGCTGTTTTAGGTGTAAACATACTGATTTGGGCAAATCTCATTTGGATTATGTTTTCCTATATGCGTTTTCTACAAAACAAATCAGGACCAACAGCTATCCAAGATGCCGTTACGAAGTATTTACCAATCTACGGACTTTGGGCAGCTTTCGTTATATTTACTTTTCCTATAATGTTTAATTAGAAAGACATTGTAAATGTAACGAAAAGCTAATTTTCTATCACGTATAAAATCCTTAGAGCGGATAATTATCGTTACTTCTATTATTTCTTGAAAATAAAAAAACGTCCTAATTTGGGACGTTTTTTATTATGTATACTGCTGTTTTCTCTTAATAAGCAACAACACCTGTGAAATACAAGCAAGTACTGGCAGTTCAATTAACGGTCCAATAACGAGTGCAAGTGCAATAAGAGGTTCGTCAGGAAAAGCTGTTACAGCAATAGCGAGTGCAACAGGTGAGTTTCTTGCTAAAGTTGTTAAGCTTAAACTTACTGTATCTTTATAAGATAAGTGCATAATGCGTCCGATAAATTGCCCGATTACAAAATTTATGATGAAGAACAATAGAACAGGAATGAGTAATAGTAAAACGACATTTATATTTTGTAGTAAATATTTACCTTGTGATGCAAACATCGCTACGATTGCTAAACTTAAAAATACAATTTGCGCAGAGCTGAAAAACGGAATGAGTTTATTCTCGAGTGTTTCAGCTTTTTTCATTTTATTCATAATGAATTTTGTAGCGTGTGCAAGTACAAAGGGTAAGACGATTACGATAACAATACTTTCTACTAAAACAGAAAGCGCTACAGTCTTCATGACACCAGCAAATAAAAATAAATAAATGGGAAGAAGTAGTACTTGCAATATTAAATTTACAGGCATAATTGCAGTAGAAAGTGCTACATTTCCTTTTGCTATTTCAGTAAAGATTAAGTACCAATCTGTACATGGAGTAACCATTAACATAACAAATCCAACCCAAAGTGCTGGATGATCTGAAAGAAATAGTGCACCTAATCCCCAAGCAAGTAAAGGTGTCCATACAAAATTAATAGTAAGGCTCGTTCCAGCAAATTTTAAATTGCGGAACCCATTTTTTATTTCTTTCAATGGGATGCTGAGGAATAATCCATACAGCATAAAAAATAAGAAGGGGACAATAAATTGCTCTGCATACATATGTATCAAATGAAATTGTCCGAGTACGATGCCGCATGTAACAGCAAAAAGAATAATAAAAGTTTGAATCTTTTCTAAAGTGCTCATGAGTAAATCCTTTCTAAATATGAATTGCCCTCTCTACATCCATTATACAAACAATAAAGTTACAATGGGTATTTTAATTGTATTGGGCTTTTTTGTTTTTGATTCGAGATATTATTTTTTATTTAAAGTTACTTGACTAAAGTAAGTTACTGTATTATAATCACTTACATAAGGTAATTAAATAACAAAAAGTTTTTTGTGTTTGTACTTAAGGTATCTATTGGAACTTTTTACTAGAATAAGAATTTTTATGATGATGAATAATGAATATGATAAGAAAGTTTAGGTGAAGAAAATGGGATTATTTAGCTCATTATTTGGTAAAAAAGAAGAAAATACAAAAGTAGAGGGGAATAAAACAATGTCAAAAGTATTATTTGTAAAAGCAAACGATCGTCCAGCGGAGCAAGCAGTTAGTTCAAAAATGTATGAAACATTTGTAAATGCTTATAAAGAAACAAATCCGAATACAGAAATTACAGAGTTAGATTTATTTGCATTAGATCTTCCTTATTACGGAAATATCGCTATTTCAGGTGGATATAAACGTAGTCAAGGAATGGAGTTAACAGCTGAAGAAGAGAAGGCTGTAGCAACAGTAGATCAATATTTAAATCAGTTTTTAGAAGCTGATAAAGTTGTATTTGCGTTCCCATTATGGAATTTCACAGTACCAGCACCATTAATCACATATATTTCATACTTATCTCAAGCTGGAAAAACGTTTAAATATACAGCAAATGGTCCAGTAGGTTTAGCTGGTGATAAGAAAGTCGTTGTGTTAGGTGCTCGTGGTTCAGATTACTCTTCAGAACAAATGGCTCCTATGGAAATGGCAGTTAATTATGTAACGAATGTGCTTGGATTCTGGGGAATTACAAATCCGGAGACTGTTGTAATTGAAGGGCACAATCAATATCCAGATCGTTCACAACAAATTGTTGAAGAAGGATTAGAAAACGTTAAAAAAGTAGCTGCAAAATTTTAATTTATAATAGCAAATGGAAAAACCAACATGGATGATCATGTTGGTTTTTTAGTCTGTATTCTATGTTAAAAAATGTATAATTATAAAATAAAAGAAAAGTTTGAAAATAGTATTGCAAAATATTATATGACAAACTATAATGAGTTCAAGAATAGTTGATAGTCGAATTTAATATTCAGAAAATTCAATTAGTTAAAAATGGAAAATGAGATAAGGAAATTTGAATGGGGGTTATATTATGGCGAATAAAGTACCGTTTTCGTTCATAGTAGTTATTGGATTAATGTTATTTGCACTATTTTTTGGAGCAGGAAATTTAATATTCCCGGCAATGCTCGGTCAATCGGCAGGAGAGAATGTATGGATTGCTAATGCTGGATTTTTAGTAACGGGTGTTGGATTGCCATTACTAGGTGTACTAGCATTTGGTTTTTCGGGTAAAGATGATTTACAGTCATTAGCAAGTCGTGCTCACCCAGTGTTCGGGATTGTGTTTACAACAGTTTTATACTTAGCGATTGGTCCGTTATTTGCAATACCAAGAACAGGAAATGTTTCTTATGAAATTGGTCTTAAGCCGTTTATGCCAGAAGGATTAGGTTCTACACCTTTAATTCTTTTCACAATTATATTCTTTAGCATCACTTGTTTTTTTTCGCTAAATCCCGCGAAAATTGTCGATATTGTTGGAAAAATCTTAACGCCAATTAAGTTAACTTTTATCGGTATATTAGTAATCGTTGCTTTTATACATCCGATTGGAGATATGCAAGCACCAGTGGAAGCTTATACATCACATGCATTCTTTAAAGGATTCCAAGAAGGATACTTAACAATGGATACACTGGCATCATTCGTATTTGGAATCATTATCATTAATGCAATTAAAGAAAAAGGTGCGAAAACGAAAACACAGATTATGATTGTTTGTGCAAAAGCGACAATCATTGCAGCATCTATTTTAGCAATTATCTATACAGCTCTTTCTTATATGGGTGCTTCAAGTGTTGCAAAGCTTGGACATTTAGAGAATGGTGGAGAAGTATTAGCGAAAGTTTCTAACTACTATTTCGGATCATATGGTGGAGTATTATTAGGGTTAATGATTACAGTAGCGTGTTTAACAACTAGTGTGGGACTTGTATCAGCATGTTCTTCATTCTTCCATAAGTTATTCCCAAATGTCCCTTACAAAGCAATTGCCATCACGCTATGTGTATTTAGTGCAATTGTTGCAAACGTAGGATTAACACAATTAATCGCAGTTTCTGTTCCAGTATTAACAGCAATCTATCCACTAGCAATCGTATTGATTTTCTTAACATTCTTCCATTCATTATTCAAAGGAAGAGCTGAAGTTTACCAAGTGAGCTTAATCTTAACATTTATTATCAGCTTATTTGATGGATTAAGTGCAGCTGGCGTTAACATTGCAGTAGTAAGCCAATTGTTCACTAAATTCCTTCCGATGCAAGAAGTAGGATTAGGTTGGATCTTCCCAGCGATTATCGGTGGATTTATCGGATACGGCATTAGCGTTTTAAAAGGAAAAAATCAAGTTCAACCAGCAGCTAGTGCGAATAAGAAAATAGGTTAAATAAAAAAGTTATAGAACTTGTTTCTATAACTTTTTTTGTTACTATTAATAATGAAAGAAAATAAAGTAGTAGGGGAAATAAAATGAAAAAAACAATTGATCATATTGGCATCGCAGTTCGAGATATAGATAGTACGATACGTTTTTATGAAAAGGTGTTGTTAGGAACTTTAATAGATCGTTACGTAAGTGAAGCTCCTGGTGTTGAAAGCGAAGTAGCCATTCTTGAAGTGGATGGAGATAGAATTGAATTACTTGCACCGACGAATAATACGACGTCTCCAATAGCACGCTTTATTAAACAAAAAGGTAAAGGTGTTCATCACGTTGCGTATCGTGTTGCTGATTTAGATGTAGCTTTAGAAGAGTTAAAAGAACAAGGTATTCGAACGTTAGAGCATACACTTCGAATGAATAAGCACGGTAGAAGATTAATATATCTTAACCCAGCGGATACAGAGGGAACAATCATTGAGTATTGTGATTATCCGGAAGAGAAGTAAAGAAATTTTATGATGGAAGAAGGGTATTGCGTAAAAACGTAATGCCTTTTTTTATTTATGAATTTCACACTTTCTTCACAAATCATTCACGATAACTTTTCTTCTTCAGGAACTTACTTAAATATATTTCATGATATAATAACAGTCGACTTTAAAAATGTAAGTTGTATCTATGAAAGTAGTTACTATTCTATTGGAAGTTTAGAGGTGAGGGAGAAATAAAGAATTATACTGTATAGAAATTTATATTTAATCAGGTTAATATTTAGCCGGAGAATTGAACGTGGGAAGTTAAAGGAATGAAAATATAGTGATGTGGAAGAAAGAAGTGAAATGAGCGTGAAAGTAATGAGAAGGTTAGGGGCATGGCTATTAATTGCATGTGTGCTTATTATATTGATACCAAAAAGTGCATCTGCTCATGCGTACATTGTGAAATCAAACCCTGCTGAAAATGAAACATTGAAGAAAGCACCAGCTGTTGTGAAAATTGAATTCGATGAGGACATACAAGTCTCAAGTTTTAATACATTGTACGTGAGAGATACATCAGGTAAAAGGGTCGATTTAAAAGATGCTCATATTGATAAAAAAAATAAAAAGCTATTAGAAGCTGGATTAAAAGAGAATCTCAAAAATGGTCTCTACTCTATTCAGTGGAAAGTGATTTCTGCTGACGGGCATCCTATTCAAGGAGTTATTCCGTTCCGAATTGGATTAGCGGAAGCTGGAGCAGACGATGTACAAGTAGAAGAGATGGGGTATGTCCCGCAAATAGATATGATTATGGAGCGTGGAGTTCTATATACAGGTTTCTCCTTATTTATAGGAGTGCTATTCTTTAATCTTATTATGTATAAAGGGAATGCAACCTTGGTTCGATCAAGAAGTAAAAAAATAATATGGATCTCATTAATTGGCATATTCATTAGTTTACTATTCAATCTACCATTGCAAGCGAAAATAAATGCTGATGTTTCATGGCTAGAAGCATTTGATCCTGTACTATTAAAAGAAACGTTACAGCTTTCTGTTTTTAGTTACGTATGGCTCACTCAAATGGCTCTTATTAGTTTGCTTATAATTGTTACATATTTTGCGATGAAGTGTGAGAAGTTTTCATCGTTTAAAGTATGGAGCATTCCAATAGTATTGTTCATTGGGATCCTTGTTATGAAAGCATTTAATAGTCACGCATATGGTTTAAAGTTTAAAGAGATTGCTGTCGTTATGGATTTTCTGCATTTATTTGCAGCGTCATTATGGATTGGCGGTCTATCATCCATTATTCTTCTATTACGTAAAGAGGATGACAAGTGGAGTATGTATTGGGATATGATTAAGCGTTTTTCACCATGGGCAACAGGTGCTGTCATCGTGATTTTAATAACAGGTCTTTTTAACAGTACATTCTTTATTCCAACAATCCACTCATTATTTGATACGAAGTATGGATTAGCTTTATTAGCAAAGATACTTTTATTCATTTTCATGGGGATATTGGGAATTGTTCATTATGTGAAAGGGAAAATGAGAGCGAAGCAAGGATTAGGCGCTACAGTGAAAGTAGAATTTATCATTGGAATTATCATTTTCATAATCGTAGCTTTTATGACAAACGTACAAACACCGCTGATGCCTCCTACTGGACCTTTTACAGAGAGCAAACAATTAGATAATGGATATGAACTTACTTTACATGTAAGTCCTAATAAAGTAGGACAAAATACATTTCATATTACTTTAAAGGATGAGAACGGACAACCTGTTACCGATATGGAGCAAATTATTTTAACAACGCAATCATTAGATATGAATATGGGAAAAGGTTCATTTAAAGTTTCCGCCGTTTCACCAGGAGAATACGAAGCAGAAGGTATGTATATTAACATGACAGGAAACTGGAGTATACAAGTGCATGGATTAACAAAATTTCTTGATAGTTTTGATACGGATTATAAATTTATAGTAGGCGGCAGATAAAGCAAAGGTATAGATAAAAAGGAGCTAATAGAAAATGAAACAAATAAAAAAATTGGGTACAACAATGATCGCAACAATAATTGCAATGGGGATTTTTTCATTACCTGTTAGTGCGCACGTTACTGTAAAGCCAGCAACTTCTGACATTGGTTCTTGGGAGACTTACACGATAAAAGTACCAGTTGAAAAGAATGTAGCAACGACAAAAGTTACATTAAAAATACCGTCTGGAGTAGAGTTCCAACAGTATGAACCAGTGCCAGGATGGAAAGTGGAAGAGCAAAAAGATAATGCTGGAAAAGTGAAAACAGTAGTATGGGAAGCAACAGGAGATGGGATTTTACCCGGTCAGTTCCAGCGATTTACTTTCGTCGCTAAAAACCCTGATAAAGAACAAAAAATAGCTTGGGATGCATATCAACTATATAAAGACGGAGAAATTGTTGAATGGGCAGGCGATGAAAAAGCTGAAAAACCACATTCACTTACTACAATTGCAAAAGGTACGTCAGTAACAGGAGAACATGGTGAAGTGTCTAATGTAGAAAAGAATGAAGGTACTAGTAATATGCAATTGATAGCAATTGCCCTATCTATTTTGGCGATTGTATCGTCGGTAGGGGCGTGTGTTTTTGTAGTGCGCCGTAAAAAGTAAAATATGGGAAAGAGCCTACAAACAGTAGGCTCTTTCCCATATTTATTTCACTTCAACCTGCTGCCTTACAGCAAGTGTTTTCGGCTTTATATTTACGAAACAAATACTCACCACAATAAATAATAGTCCGATGAATAAGCTAATCGTAATGGCTTCATGTAAGAAAATTGAGCTTACAATAATAGCGATTAGTGGAATAAGAAATGTATAAGCCCCAACTTTACTTGCTTCACCAGCTCCAACAAGAGTAAAGTATGCAAGCCATCCCATTGCAATAACAAAGAATGAAATAAAGAGTAGTACGCTAACAAATGGTATACTCCAAGCGATACTAGACCAGCTTTCAAACTCTGATCCAAATCCAATTAAGCAGAATCCGCCAATAATAAGCTGCAGTGTTACCATCCAAATAGCATTAACACGGTGCCCAGTTTTCTTAATAAATACTGTGCCAAGTGCCCAGCCAATAGCGCATCCTAACGCGAGAAGGATTCCGATAATAGAAATATGTCTCGTTAAACTACTAGAGCTAATAACACCCACGCCAATAAATCCGAGAACAAGCCCGAAAATTTTTAACCCGTACATAGATTCTTCAAGCCAAATCCATGAGAAAATGCCGAGTAAAACAGGTTGTAGAAATACGATGGCGGAAAATAGTCCAGCGGGCATAT
This Bacillus paramycoides DNA region includes the following protein-coding sequences:
- the brnQ gene encoding branched-chain amino acid transport system II carrier protein, producing MANKVPFSFIVVIGLMLFALFFGAGNLIFPAMLGQSAGENVWIANAGFLVTGVGLPLLGVLAFGFSGKDDLQSLASRAHPVFGIVFTTVLYLAIGPLFAIPRTGNVSYEIGLKPFMPEGLGSTPLILFTIIFFSITCFFSLNPAKIVDIVGKILTPIKLTFIGILVIVAFIHPIGDMQAPVEAYTSHAFFKGFQEGYLTMDTLASFVFGIIIINAIKEKGAKTKTQIMIVCAKATIIAASILAIIYTALSYMGASSVAKLGHLENGGEVLAKVSNYYFGSYGGVLLGLMITVACLTTSVGLVSACSSFFHKLFPNVPYKAIAITLCVFSAIVANVGLTQLIAVSVPVLTAIYPLAIVLIFLTFFHSLFKGRAEVYQVSLILTFIISLFDGLSAAGVNIAVVSQLFTKFLPMQEVGLGWIFPAIIGGFIGYGISVLKGKNQVQPAASANKKIG
- a CDS encoding VOC family protein codes for the protein MKKTIDHIGIAVRDIDSTIRFYEKVLLGTLIDRYVSEAPGVESEVAILEVDGDRIELLAPTNNTTSPIARFIKQKGKGVHHVAYRVADLDVALEELKEQGIRTLEHTLRMNKHGRRLIYLNPADTEGTIIEYCDYPEEK
- a CDS encoding copper resistance CopC/CopD family protein, whose translation is MSVKVMRRLGAWLLIACVLIILIPKSASAHAYIVKSNPAENETLKKAPAVVKIEFDEDIQVSSFNTLYVRDTSGKRVDLKDAHIDKKNKKLLEAGLKENLKNGLYSIQWKVISADGHPIQGVIPFRIGLAEAGADDVQVEEMGYVPQIDMIMERGVLYTGFSLFIGVLFFNLIMYKGNATLVRSRSKKIIWISLIGIFISLLFNLPLQAKINADVSWLEAFDPVLLKETLQLSVFSYVWLTQMALISLLIIVTYFAMKCEKFSSFKVWSIPIVLFIGILVMKAFNSHAYGLKFKEIAVVMDFLHLFAASLWIGGLSSIILLLRKEDDKWSMYWDMIKRFSPWATGAVIVILITGLFNSTFFIPTIHSLFDTKYGLALLAKILLFIFMGILGIVHYVKGKMRAKQGLGATVKVEFIIGIIIFIIVAFMTNVQTPLMPPTGPFTESKQLDNGYELTLHVSPNKVGQNTFHITLKDENGQPVTDMEQIILTTQSLDMNMGKGSFKVSAVSPGEYEAEGMYINMTGNWSIQVHGLTKFLDSFDTDYKFIVGGR
- a CDS encoding YcnI family protein, with protein sequence MKQIKKLGTTMIATIIAMGIFSLPVSAHVTVKPATSDIGSWETYTIKVPVEKNVATTKVTLKIPSGVEFQQYEPVPGWKVEEQKDNAGKVKTVVWEATGDGILPGQFQRFTFVAKNPDKEQKIAWDAYQLYKDGEIVEWAGDEKAEKPHSLTTIAKGTSVTGEHGEVSNVEKNEGTSNMQLIAIALSILAIVSSVGACVFVVRRKK
- a CDS encoding DMT family transporter; this encodes MTQLSRTKTAIILTFLVFMWGINWPLSKFALHYTPPVLFAGVRTLIGGFILLLFALPKYKELHLKETWHLYVISSLLNIIIFYGLQTVGLQYMPAGLFSAIVFLQPVLLGIFSWIWLEESMYGLKIFGLVLGFIGVGVISSSSLTRHISIIGILLALGCAIGWALGTVFIKKTGHRVNAIWMVTLQLIIGGFCLIGFGSEFESWSSIAWSIPFVSVLLFISFFVIAMGWLAYFTLVGAGEASKVGAYTFLIPLIAIIVSSIFLHEAITISLFIGLLFIVVSICFVNIKPKTLAVRQQVEVK